The Acidobacteriota bacterium genomic interval AAGCTCCTTCTTGAGTATGCCCTGTCGCACCGAATTCCCTTCATATATGCGTCCAGCGCCGCGATCTACGGGCTGAACAGGTCGAGCGAACCCCTGCCGAAAAACGAACGACCGCTGAACGTCTACGGATATTCCAAGCTTGCTTTCGATCAATACCTTCGCCGCCGTCTGGATGACTCTGCGGCTACAGTTGCGGGACTTCGCTATTTCAACGTGTACGGACCGCGTGAGACCGAGAAGGGTAAAATGGCTTCCATGGTCTACCAGTTGTACCGACAGATTCGCGACACCGGCGAGGCGAGGCTGTTTGAGGGCACCGACGGGTTTGCCAACGGACAGCAGAGGCGTGATTTCATCTACGTCGAGGATCTCGTCCGCATAAACCTGTTCTTTGCCTCGAAAAGCGGATTCAGGGGGATAGTCAACGTGGGGACGGGCGAAAGCCGCAGTTTCAACGACGTGGCAAACGCACTGGTTACGCTTCTTAAGAAGGGGGCGGTCAAATATATACCTTTTGACCGAGAACTCGAAGGCAAGTACCAGAGCTTCACGGAGGCTGACCTGACCGCTTTACGCAAGGCGGGGTACGGTGAGCCGTTTACGCCGCTTGAAGAAGGTATTGCCCAATCTGTGGAATGGTGGGGCCGGTAACGCTCCATCCTCACTGTCCGTCACGTTCCGGCTGATGACAGCCTGACTCGTTCCAGCGCATCGTCGAGCCGTGGTCCGAGATTTTTCCAGCAGTACGGTGACACGGCCTTCAGCCCTCGCTGCGGATCGTCTCCCCATAGTTGACCCGAGTCCGCGAGACTCAGCAGGTGCGTGAGTTTTCTTACCAGGTCCTCGAGGCTTCCGTCGTAGAAGAAATCATCGGAGTTTTCGACGCGGTCGGGGCTGAGAATTTCCGGGTAGGCCAGGCGCCGGGGGAGGAGGGGATAGGCACCGGCCGCGATCGCTTCGACCACGCTGACACCGAAGAACTCATGGGCGGCGGTCGAGACGACGACGTCCGCTTCCAGGAGTGCGCGTTCATAATCCACGCGGCTTTCTTGATAACCCCAGCAGCGGACCCGTTCGCCGAGCCACGCTCTGGCTTCCGCGAAGACCTCCGGTACGCTTGAAAACTGTTCACCGACCACGCTCACCTGGAAGCCGACGCCACGGTTCATAAGTATCCGAAGGGCGCCAAAGAACATCTCCGGGTTCTTGTCGTGCTCCCACCGGGCGGCCCAGAGAAGGCGCGGCGGGCCGGCGGCGCGCCCGGGGTCTCGCTGCGGCATCTCGCGAATTCCCTGCGGCTGGATTCGGGATTTGGCCCGGATGCCGTCAATCCTGTCGGTCAATTGGTGGTCCGGCATCTGCTTCAGACAGCCCGTCAGCGCGCCCAGGAATGAATCCCGGTGGAAGGCCGAGTTGAACCAGACCTCGGTCGCGGCCAGCGCCGTCGTGAAATTCGTCAGGGCGAAATGAACGTCCCGCTCCTCTTGACGGCGAACCGGGTAGGTCAGCTGGTTCTCGTGAAAATACGCTATCGCCGGGAGTGCCGACACCCTCCGGCCGACCAGGCCCCTGAACTCGGCCAGGCTGAGCATGTCTGAACACCATATGATATCCCACGTTTCCCCCGCCGCCAGTAGGCGATTCACTTCCTCAGCGAGGGTGACGGGCGCATGCCGCATGCGCCATTTCCACTTGAAGGGGGGCAGAGTGAGTGTTGTCCACCCATGGTGACTGATCGCCGACCAACCCTCGAGAAAAGCTCGGTGACTGCCGCCAAAGTATGGTTCGAGTGCCAATATTCTCATCATGCCGTCCGATCCGTCAAAATTACTCGGCGGCCCACTTCCTGTCAACGTGCGACTCGACTATCGAGTGCCTTCCTGTTTACAGGCGGGACGATTTCTGGTTTATTCAGGGGGAACGTTTACGACGGACCTTGCAGGTCAACGCGGAAAGGAGCGTAATGAAGGTCGGATTTATAGGACTTGGCAAACTCGGGAGAGCTATGGTCAACCGGCTGCTCTCTCAGGGCGTAGAGTTGACGGTGTGGAATCGAACCCGGGAAAAGGCTGCCGGGCTGGCGGTGCAAGTCGCCGACACTCCGGCCGACGTCGCGTCGTCGGCCGACACGGTAGTTCTCAACCTGTTCGATTCCGATGCCGTCGGAGCGGT includes:
- the rfaD gene encoding ADP-glyceromanno-heptose 6-epimerase, producing the protein MHLVTGGAGFIGSHLVKGLNKRGVSDILVVDDLTNGGKFKNLSDCQVADYMDKEEMRVAIMDGSFSLEPEVIFHQGACTDTMERDGRYMMENNFTFSKLLLEYALSHRIPFIYASSAAIYGLNRSSEPLPKNERPLNVYGYSKLAFDQYLRRRLDDSAATVAGLRYFNVYGPRETEKGKMASMVYQLYRQIRDTGEARLFEGTDGFANGQQRRDFIYVEDLVRINLFFASKSGFRGIVNVGTGESRSFNDVANALVTLLKKGAVKYIPFDRELEGKYQSFTEADLTALRKAGYGEPFTPLEEGIAQSVEWWGR
- a CDS encoding DUF3524 domain-containing protein, whose protein sequence is MMRILALEPYFGGSHRAFLEGWSAISHHGWTTLTLPPFKWKWRMRHAPVTLAEEVNRLLAAGETWDIIWCSDMLSLAEFRGLVGRRVSALPAIAYFHENQLTYPVRRQEERDVHFALTNFTTALAATEVWFNSAFHRDSFLGALTGCLKQMPDHQLTDRIDGIRAKSRIQPQGIREMPQRDPGRAAGPPRLLWAARWEHDKNPEMFFGALRILMNRGVGFQVSVVGEQFSSVPEVFAEARAWLGERVRCWGYQESRVDYERALLEADVVVSTAAHEFFGVSVVEAIAAGAYPLLPRRLAYPEILSPDRVENSDDFFYDGSLEDLVRKLTHLLSLADSGQLWGDDPQRGLKAVSPYCWKNLGPRLDDALERVRLSSAGT